A single Tamandua tetradactyla isolate mTamTet1 chromosome X, mTamTet1.pri, whole genome shotgun sequence DNA region contains:
- the UXT gene encoding protein UXT — protein MATPPPPKRRALEATAEKVLRYEAFISDVLQRDLQKVLDHRDKVYEQLAKYLQLRNVIEKLQETNHSELYMQVDLGCNFFVDAVVPDTSRIFVAIGYGFFLELTLAEALKFIDRKSSLLTELSDSLTRDSMNIKAHIHMLLEGLRELQGLQNFPEMPHY, from the exons ATGGCGACGCCCCCGCCCCCTAAACGGCGGGCCTTGGAAGCCACGGCAGAGAAAGTGCTGCGCTATGAGGCATTTATCAGCGACGTGCTACAGCGGGACCTGCA AAAGGTGCTGGACCATCGTGACAAGGTATATGAGCAGCTGGCCAAATACCTTCAACTGAGAAACGTCATTGAAAAACTCCAG GAAACTAACCATTCGGAGTTATATATGCAGGTGGATTTGGGCTGTAACTTCTTCGTTGACGCAGTGGT CCCAGACACTTCACGGATCTTTGTGGCCATTGGATATGGCTTTTTCCTGGAGCTGACATTGGCAGAAGCTCTCAAGTTCATTGATCGTAAGAGCAGCCTTCTCACAGA GCTCAGCGACAGCCTCACCAGGGACTCCATGAATATCAAGGCCCATATCCACATGTTGCTAGAG GGGCTTAGAGAGCTACAAGGCCTGCAGAATTTCCCAGAGATGCCTCATTACTGA